Proteins encoded together in one Candidatus Limnocylindrales bacterium window:
- the dcd gene encoding dCTP deaminase — translation MVLSRDSLLAEIKAGTVTIDPFDEQYLGPASYDLHLGSEIRVLNRFIKSVDVTEDSDYVRFSKVEALVAPYELAPGQTILGITRERISLSPQLCGWLEGRSRFARLGLMIHITAGFVAPGVSNRQVLEISNVAPYALRIHAGVRIAQLIVQRVEGAAVYKGRFAQQMDI, via the coding sequence GTGGTCCTGTCACGCGACAGCCTGCTCGCAGAGATCAAGGCCGGAACCGTCACCATCGACCCGTTCGACGAGCAATACCTGGGGCCGGCTTCCTACGATCTGCATCTCGGCAGCGAGATCCGCGTCCTCAATCGTTTCATCAAATCGGTCGACGTCACCGAGGACTCCGACTACGTCCGTTTCAGCAAGGTCGAAGCCCTTGTGGCGCCCTATGAGCTCGCTCCCGGACAGACGATTCTCGGCATCACGCGCGAGCGGATCAGCCTGTCGCCGCAGCTGTGCGGGTGGCTGGAGGGCCGCTCCCGCTTCGCCCGCCTCGGTCTGATGATCCACATCACTGCCGGCTTCGTCGCCCCCGGCGTCAGCAACCGACAGGTCCTCGAGATCTCCAATGTGGCGCCCTATGCGCTCCGCATCCACGCAGGCGTGCGCATCGCGCAGCTCATCGTCCAGAGAGTGGAGGGTGCGGCGGTGTACAAGGGACGCTTCGCGCAGCAGATGGATATCTGA
- a CDS encoding M20/M25/M40 family metallo-hydrolase, translating to MTSAAPAIHWDGITEQATSLLSEYIRINTTNPPGGEEAGAIFLRNALAREGIDSSFYDAGNGRVSMSARVPATVNRGLDPIVLLSHIDVVPVEPEHWRVDPFSGAVIENVVWGRGALDMKGMGIMELLTLALVKHHKLPLDRDLVFVAVADEEEGGIHGIHHLAEHHPEILKASYVFNEGAYGFCEFMGRQASIVGIAPSEKSPCWLRLRSKGVPGHASVPHSKNALLKLVKALARIDAHERRAVLTPAVEGMLKTLSQKGYLPEDLDPRDENVLNMLASVDAHLSAITHDTVSVTSVHAGSKINVIPAGAEATVDCRLLPTTDPAQFVDEIRRIVDDPDIDVEVVYQHDSGMSSMDTPVVSLAAEVIKEKLGDDAFLMPQLSPGFTDSHAYRAAGAQAYGFTPALLTREELTTIHGHNERVSVANLRLGTEVLFEVVRRLAARG from the coding sequence ATGACATCCGCAGCACCAGCCATTCATTGGGACGGGATCACCGAGCAGGCCACCTCGCTCCTGTCCGAGTACATCCGCATCAACACCACCAATCCTCCCGGAGGCGAAGAGGCTGGCGCGATCTTCCTTCGCAACGCGCTGGCGCGCGAAGGCATTGACAGCAGCTTCTACGATGCCGGCAACGGCCGCGTCTCGATGTCCGCTCGCGTGCCGGCGACCGTCAATCGCGGGCTCGACCCGATCGTGCTGCTCTCGCACATCGACGTCGTGCCGGTGGAGCCGGAGCACTGGCGCGTGGATCCGTTCTCGGGCGCCGTCATCGAGAACGTCGTCTGGGGCCGCGGCGCGCTCGACATGAAGGGCATGGGCATCATGGAGCTGCTCACGCTCGCGCTCGTCAAGCATCACAAGCTGCCGCTGGACCGTGACCTCGTATTCGTGGCGGTCGCCGACGAGGAAGAAGGCGGCATCCACGGCATCCACCATCTGGCCGAGCATCACCCCGAGATCCTCAAGGCCTCCTATGTCTTCAACGAAGGCGCCTACGGCTTCTGCGAGTTCATGGGACGTCAGGCCAGCATCGTCGGCATCGCTCCGAGCGAGAAGAGCCCGTGCTGGCTGCGCCTCCGCTCGAAAGGGGTTCCGGGCCACGCCTCGGTCCCTCATTCGAAAAACGCGCTGCTCAAGCTGGTCAAGGCGCTCGCGCGCATCGACGCGCACGAGCGGCGCGCGGTCCTGACGCCGGCCGTCGAAGGAATGCTGAAGACGCTGTCGCAGAAGGGCTATCTGCCCGAGGACCTCGACCCGCGCGACGAGAACGTCCTGAACATGCTTGCTTCAGTGGACGCGCACCTCAGCGCCATCACCCACGACACCGTCAGCGTCACCAGCGTACACGCCGGCAGCAAGATCAACGTGATTCCAGCCGGTGCCGAGGCCACCGTCGACTGTCGGCTGCTGCCGACGACGGACCCCGCGCAGTTCGTCGATGAGATCCGGCGCATCGTCGATGATCCCGACATCGACGTGGAAGTCGTCTATCAGCACGACTCCGGCATGTCGTCGATGGACACTCCGGTGGTCAGCCTGGCGGCAGAGGTCATCAAGGAGAAGCTCGGCGACGACGCGTTCCTCATGCCGCAGCTGTCGCCCGGCTTCACCGACAGCCACGCCTACCGTGCCGCCGGAGCGCAGGCCTACGGCTTTACGCCCGCGCTTCTGACGCGCGAGGAGCTGACGACCATCCACGGGCACAACGAACGCGTCAGTGTGGCCAACCTGCGGCTGGGCACCGAAGTGCTGTTCGAGGTCGTGCGGCGCCTCGCGGCGCGAGGCTGA
- a CDS encoding alpha/beta hydrolase, whose protein sequence is MLILPGLGGSGPDHWQTHWETLYPDFRRVQQSDWEHPDLEDWLFSLDAAIAASPPDVVLVAHSLACLLVAHWVNEETMLRNVARSRESVVPLIGGALLVAPPDPEGASFPREASSFAPVPMIRLPFPSIIVASRNDSYGSLRHAGRCARAWGSRLVDAGPVGHINSDSGLGDWPEGLELLTELVPDLPVIRRS, encoded by the coding sequence GTGTTGATCCTGCCGGGCCTCGGTGGCTCCGGTCCGGACCATTGGCAGACGCACTGGGAGACGCTGTATCCGGACTTCCGGCGCGTGCAGCAGAGCGACTGGGAGCATCCGGACCTCGAGGACTGGCTCTTCTCGCTCGATGCCGCCATCGCCGCCTCGCCGCCCGACGTCGTGCTCGTCGCACACAGCCTGGCCTGCCTCCTGGTCGCACACTGGGTCAACGAGGAGACGATGCTGCGCAACGTCGCGCGCAGCCGTGAGAGCGTGGTGCCGCTGATCGGCGGCGCGCTGCTGGTGGCACCGCCCGACCCCGAGGGCGCGTCCTTTCCGCGCGAGGCTTCCAGCTTCGCGCCGGTTCCGATGATCCGCCTTCCCTTCCCCAGCATCATCGTCGCGAGCCGCAACGATTCGTACGGCAGTCTGCGACACGCCGGGCGCTGCGCGCGTGCCTGGGGAAGCCGTCTCGTGGACGCAGGACCGGTCGGCCACATCAATTCCGACAGCGGCCTCGGAGATTGGCCCGAGGGCCTCGAGCTGCTGACCGAGCTGGTGCCGGATCTGCCGGTGATAAGGAGATCGTGA
- a CDS encoding serine hydrolase domain-containing protein, translating into MSTDARELGFDPERLERLRRTINADIDAERYDGCVVLVARGGHVAMHEAFGFADRASGRHARTDDVFFSMSIAKQLTNAVVMMRVERGDIALTTAVADVIPEFGVLGKQHVTIGDLIIHKAGLPLGMPPMAPEDFGSIEAVTMATARVLPDATPGTRVSYAAVVAHAVLAQVVCKLEGCRRPFRRVVAEDLLEPLGMKDTSLGARPDLAPRRVPVVVRDRTTDMFDADLLEGVAAMMDEKFEMPAGGFLTTAHDFYRFAECFRRGGELDGKRLLSPSTIRLMTTNQTGDLPNSLWDFARTMLGWPLFPAYLGYGFFVRGEGAYFPTPFGLMSSPSTFGGFGAGSNCFWIDPERDLIYVFLSAGLMRETKSTPRHQRLSDLVQAALVG; encoded by the coding sequence ATGAGCACGGACGCACGAGAGCTGGGATTCGACCCCGAGCGCCTGGAACGGCTGCGCCGCACCATCAACGCCGACATCGACGCCGAGCGCTACGACGGCTGCGTCGTGCTCGTCGCCCGCGGCGGCCACGTCGCGATGCACGAGGCGTTCGGCTTCGCCGACCGCGCCTCGGGCCGGCACGCGCGCACCGACGACGTCTTCTTCTCCATGTCGATCGCCAAGCAGCTGACCAACGCCGTCGTCATGATGCGCGTGGAGCGCGGCGACATCGCGCTGACCACGGCCGTGGCGGACGTGATTCCCGAGTTCGGCGTGCTCGGCAAGCAGCACGTCACCATCGGCGATCTCATCATCCACAAGGCTGGGCTTCCCCTGGGCATGCCGCCAATGGCCCCGGAGGATTTCGGAAGCATCGAAGCCGTGACGATGGCAACGGCGCGCGTCCTGCCCGATGCGACGCCGGGCACGCGCGTCAGCTATGCGGCGGTGGTGGCGCATGCCGTGCTCGCACAGGTAGTGTGCAAGCTCGAAGGATGCCGCCGGCCGTTCCGGCGCGTGGTCGCCGAGGATCTGCTCGAGCCGCTCGGAATGAAAGACACGTCGCTGGGAGCGCGGCCCGATCTCGCGCCGCGCCGGGTCCCGGTGGTCGTGCGCGACCGCACCACCGACATGTTCGACGCCGATCTGCTCGAGGGCGTGGCGGCGATGATGGACGAGAAGTTCGAGATGCCCGCGGGCGGCTTTCTCACCACCGCGCACGACTTCTACCGCTTCGCCGAATGCTTCCGCCGCGGCGGCGAGCTCGACGGCAAGCGCCTGCTGTCGCCGTCGACGATCCGGCTGATGACGACCAATCAGACCGGCGACCTGCCCAACAGCCTGTGGGACTTCGCGCGCACGATGCTCGGCTGGCCGCTGTTCCCCGCCTACCTCGGCTACGGCTTCTTCGTGCGCGGCGAGGGCGCGTACTTTCCGACGCCGTTCGGGCTGATGAGCTCACCGTCGACGTTCGGCGGCTTCGGCGCCGGCTCGAACTGCTTCTGGATCGATCCGGAGCGTGACCTCATCTACGTGTTCCTCTCGGCCGGCCTGATGCGCGAGACCAAGAGCACGCCGCGGCACCAGCGGCTGAGCGATCTGGTGCAGGCGGCGCTGGTCGGCTGA